A region of the Cucurbita pepo subsp. pepo cultivar mu-cu-16 chromosome LG14, ASM280686v2, whole genome shotgun sequence genome:
ttaagtttaaggtatttttgaaactatttttgtaataaaataataacggtttcctacaaaattaaaataaaagtattttttaaactattttgaaagttaaaagatattattaaaaaagtttagtgtattttttttcaatttaaaatttaccacAATATTTCATAATTGTGTATTAAAGAGTTTTCACTAGAccaaaattaaccaaaataacattaaaaaatttaattttatatctaataaggactcattaaaaatttagtctctataacattatatttataaaaataaaataggtcaagaatttataaaaaaataaaattaaaatttaccatttaaataatttaaatttggttgtAAATATGTGAACTAaacatgtaattttaaaaaaattcattaattatttattagaaaaaagttaatattttagtacaaattttcaatttcataggTTTAGAGAAATGTTACCGTCGAAGCATGTGGTAAGTGAAGGCGGAGATAGCGGCGGCGCCCAAGCCGCCAACGGCGGTGGAGCACGACGAAATCAGACCAGACCCGGTTCTTCTTTGAGCAAATTTGGCCTTAAGGACGGTCGGTCCAACGAGGCCACGCAGCATGAGGCCAAGGTGACGCGTGTGAGAGGTGAAGGCAACCGAGTGAGCAATAACGATTAAAACAATGTAAAGAGGAAAAATCTTGACGGTTCTGAAGACGCCGGTCGGAAGACAAGAGAGTGCTCCGGCGGCGACGGCGCCGACAGCGATGAGGTGTTGATTGAAGCCGTAATCGAGGTGGAAAGAGGCGAATGCGAGGATTGGGCCGGCCAGAATCAGGCCCAAAGCCCATGAGATTGAGGTCCATATTAATGGCGAAAATCGGGTGCCCGATACTTTTATTGTGTGCTCCGTTAGTATTTGGTACCTGCGTCCAGCCAATCAGAGAAATCCACGTGTacgttattattattgttttccaTCCATTTTTCCAACATTCTTTTActcctaaaaaaatttaccctaaatatactttttcagacaaaattggttaaaatattgTAACGACTCACACACAAATCCACTGCCAGTAAATATTGTtgtttgagctttccctttcgagcttccgattctaaaatgcatctactaggagaaggtttacacactcttataaaacgTGATTtgttacaaaatggtattagagtcagtcaCCAGATgatgtgctagccttctcgctgttccccgaaggagGTAGACACGAAGCGGTGTGCCGataaggacgctggctccaaagaaggtggatttgggggcggtcccacatcgattggataaaggaacaagtgccagtgAACAAGTGTATAAAAGGTGATTTGTCAcgaaatggtatcagagccagtcaccagacgatgtgccaggCTTTtcgctgttcctcgaaggggggtaaACACGAAACGGTGTACCGATAAGGACGttggctccaaagggggtggatttggggatggtcccacatcgattggataaagaaacaagtgccagcgaggacggtgggccccgaagggggtggattgtgatgtcccacgttgggtggggaggagaacaaatcactctatgtggaaacctttccatagaagatgcgttttaaaagccttgaagggaaacccGAAAAGCCAAAagggacaatatttactagcgatgggcccgggtcgttacaaatataTTGACTTGATGATATAGTTTATAACattattcatataaattaatatgataactgataaaaattatcatataacgatttttacaatatattttaaaaataaaataaagggtaAAANNNNNNNNNNNNNNNNNNNNNNNNNNNNNNNNNNNNNNNNNNNNNNNNNNNNNNNNNNNNNNNNNNNNNNNNNNNNNNNNNNNNNNNNNNNNNNNNNNNNNNNNNNNNNNNNNNNNNNNNNNNNNNNNNNNNNNNNNNNNNNNNNNNNNNNNNNNNNNNNNNNNNNNNNNNNNNNNNNNNNNNNNNNNNNNNNNNNNNNNNNNNNNNNNNNNNNNNNNNNNNNNNNNNNNNNNNNNNNNNNNNNNNNNNNNNNNNNNNNNNNNNNNNNNNNNNNNNNNNNNNNNNNNNNNNNNNNNNNNNNNNNNNNNNNNNNNNNNNNNNNNNNNNNNNNNNNNNNNNNNNNNNNNNNNNNNNNNNNNNNNNNNNNNNNNNNNNNNNNNNNNNNNNNNNNNNNNNNNNNNNNNNNNNNNNNNNNNNNNNNNNNNNNNNNNNNNNNNNNNNNNNNNNNNNNNNNNNNNNNNNNNNNNNNNNNNNNNNNNNNNNNNNNNNNNNNNNNNNNNNNNNNNNNNNNNNNNNNNNNNNNNNNNNNNNNNNNNNNNNNNNNNNNNNNNNNNNNNNNNNNNNNNNNNNNNNNNNNNNNNNNNNNNNNNNNNNNNNNNNNNNNNNNNNNNNNNNNNNNNNNNNNNNNNNNNNNNNNNNNNNNNNNNNNNNNNNNNNNNNNNNNNNNNNNNNNNNNNNNNNNNNNNNNNNNNNNNNNNNNNNNNNNNNNNNNNNNNNNNNNNNNNNNNNNNNNNNNNNNNNNNNNNNNNNNNNNNNNNNNNNNNNNNNNNNNNNNNNNNNNNNNNNNNNNNNNNNNNNNNNNNNNNNNNNNNNNNNNNNNNNNNNNNNNNNNNNNNNNNNNNNNNNNNNNNNNNNNNNNNNNNNNNNNNNNNNNNNNNNNNNNNNNNNNNNNNNNNNNNNNNNNNNNNNNNNNNNNNNNNNNNNNNNNNNtctatatatatatatatatatatatatatatatatatatatatatatatatatatatatttctttgttttttattttaaattttaaattaaaacttattcATCTTCAAAGAAATtgctttttaaattaatgtttttaattttaatttttaattttattgccttttctttttctgatttctcctatttatttaaaaaaagaaaaagaaggagaatagcgtgtttaatatttatttatatttttttaatgtaaacaaaataaaataggttTTTGTAGTTATTGTttattaagtttaaattaagatgattaattattcattttatatgGAAAACATGATAAATAATGATTTGCTCATacttttagaaaattgaaattggagGAGAAAAACACGTGaaaccatttttgttttttgttttttgttttttttttattttaattttgtataacttttgggatatttttttaatagcataaaataattacgaaacaattttaaaaaataaaataagaaaaaacacaaGTGGTGTACAATCGAGAAAACGACCAAATAAAAGGCGTCCCAAGCCCAAATATCACAAGTACCACCTTGTCCCGGACCGTCNTGAAGGCAACCGAGTGAGCAATAACGATTAAAACAATGTAAAGAGGAAAAATCTTGACGGTTCTGAAGACGCCGGTCGGAAGACAAGAGAGTGCTCCGGCGGCGACGGCGCCGACAGCGATGAGGTGTTGATTGAAGCCGTAATCGAGGTGGAAAGAGGCGAATGCGAGGATTGGGCCGGCCAGAATCAGGCCCAAAGCCCATGAGATTGAGGTCCATATTAATGGCGAAAATCGGGTGCCCGATACTTTTATTGTGTGCTCCGTTAGTATTTGGTACCTGCGTCCAGCCAATCAGAGAAATCCACGTGTacgttattattattgttttccaTCCATTTTTCCAACATTCTTTTActcctaaaaaaatttaccctaaatatactttttcagacaaaattggttaaaatattgTAACGACTCACACACAAATCCACTGCCAGTAAATATTGTtgtttgagctttccctttcgagcttccgattctaaaatgcatctactaggagaaggtttacacactcttataaaacgTGATTtgttacaaaatggtattagagtcagtcaCCAGATgatgtgctagccttctcgctgttccccgaaggagGTAGACACGAAGCGGTGTGCCGataaggacgctggctccaaagaaggtggatttgggggcggtcccacatcgattggataaaggaacaagtgccagtgAACAAGTGTATAAAAGGTGATTTGTCAcgaaatggtatcagagccagtcaccagacgatgtgccaggCTTTtcgctgttcctcgaaggNTATATCTCACataattcacataaaaataatatatcttaaaGTATATAAGAATATATAGATATTGATAATCGAGaaaatatctatatctatatatatatattagatatatattagataaaattatagaaaatatttctatataatattatattataatatataattattaataatatatagaaacaaaatatataattatcttaatttagttataaagattaattccaaatattataaatataaatagtatagtataaaatatattatatattaactaTTATTAACTATAGAATTCGTTAAatctatatataaattatataaaaatagcCTAGTATTAATAGCCTAGTATAATAGGCTAGCTCTGCACTGATGTATACTATACATTggggataaaaaaaatgcggATATAGTTGAATGGTAAAATTTCTCCTTGCCAAGGAGAAGATGCGGGTTCGATTCCCGCTATCCGCCCAGGATCAGGATAATAggttaatgtttttaatttaataggaTAAATTATTAAGTATAGTTGACCGTGATAGTATAGTGGTTCTATCCTCcccccttcttttcttttcctcccatccggaaagaaaaaaaagctaatATTAATAGTCATTAATTAATAGTTACCAAGATCAaacctaaattttttagacaaaaaaatttgattttgcgGAGACAGGATTTGAACCCGTGACTTCAAGGTTATGAGCCTTGCGAGCTACCAAGCT
Encoded here:
- the LOC111810508 gene encoding uncharacterized protein LOC111810508; the encoded protein is MAEQSPRPKSSEIQNAPPPRSGSGRITSTTRSASGGSRKDTPDFHSMAAKLERAKEVYRAYEGHGEKPSIMEMAGWCFYELCSLSVLTVLIPVVFPLIISQISGAATEPPQGWFKSVMGFDCAPGEMQLYQILTEHTIKVSGTRFSPLIWTSISWALGLILAGPILAFASFHLDYGFNQHLIAVGAVAAGALSCLPTGVFRTVKIFPLYIVLIVIAHSVAFXTVRDKVVLVIFGLGTPFIWSFSRLYTTCVFSYFIF